A region of the Myxococcus stipitatus DSM 14675 genome:
CCAGCTTCTCGTCCAACTCCCGCAGGCGGCGCTTGAGACCGGACAGCTGCTTGCCCACGGCCTTGAAGTCGCTGCGCGGCGCGAAGTGGAACGCCTTCATCAGCTCCTCCTGACCGCGGTCCAGGGCCTGCTTGCCCCGCTGGACCTTCCCGATGGCGTTGGCGATGGCCATGGCCCGCTTCTCGTCGGCCATCAGCTTCTCCATCGCCTTGCCGGAGACCTCCAGCGCCTGCTTCTTCAGACCATCGCGGATTCCCATGGCGTGCCCCCCGAGCTACGGCTCGTCGACAAACTGCGTTTGCAGCCGCGCGAAGACGCGGTCCGCGATGCCCTTGTACTTCATGCGCTCGATGAGCGGCTGAAGGTCGCCCTTCATGGTGATGCGGCGCTTGAGCACCGCCTCCACCGGATCCAACGTCCCCTGGAGGAGCTGCTTCCAGACCGTGTACGGCGCGCGCGCCAGATACACGGGCTCCAGCTCATCCAGGTCATCGGGGTCCGCGAGCACACGCGCCTTCTCGATGCGGCAGTCCCCAGGGACGACATGCACCACGAAGGACTTGGGCAGCTTGCCCGGCTCGGCTTCGATGACGGCTCCGAAGTCGCCCTTCCAGCCCTTGCCGGCCACGGCGCACTCGGGGTCCTCGTTCGTGAGCCGGACGGCCTCGTCCAGCCACTCCTTCGACGGAAACTTCGGCATGACCTACTCCTACTACCCTCTCCGGAAGATGCTCTTGATGCTGGAGAAGAGGCCCCGGTCATCGCTGGTGCCGTTGGAGCTGGGCACCTGCTGGGTGTTGCGCGCGGAGACTTCCTGGAGCGCCTTCTTGAGCTGCTCCGGGGTGTCTCGCGTGGCCAGGTCCACCTTCCGCATTCCGCTGGCGTCTTCCACCTCGACCTGGAGCAGACACTCCTCGGTGAGCCGGAAATCAATCTTCCGCCCCGCCGCGGCGGACGACACGCGCACCGTCCCCAGATACTCGTTGTCCACCATCAGGTCGCTGTCCCCCTGGAAGATGTCCAGCTCGATGTACTGCGAGCCGGACTCCTTGGGCGGAGGAAGGCGGAAGCTCTTCACCATCGGGATGAGGGAGTTCTTCTCGATGATGCGCTTCACGCGGCCGTTGGGCAGCGCGTAGCCGATGGGCATGGACACCGCGTCCAGCAGCGTCACCGCGTCGATGCTGCCCAGCGAGTCCCCCAGGAGCGCCGCGCCCAGGGCCACGCACTCGTCCGGGTGGACACCCTTGCGGGGCGGCTTGCCGAAGTGGGCTTGAATCTTCTGCTGCACCAGCGGCATGCGGCTCTGGCCGCCCACCAGGATGATCTCGTCGATCTCGGAGCGGGCGATGCCCTTCTCCGCCAGCACGCGATCACAAATCTCGAACGTGCGGTCCACCAGGTCGCCGGTGAGGCTGTTGAGGAACTCGCGCGTCAGGGGAATCCGCAGGTCCAGCGGCTTGCCCTTGCGCTCGTCGATGAAGGGCAGGTCGATGACGACGTTGGGGATCAGCGTCAGGTCGATCTTCGCCGCCTCGGCGGCGTTCTTGATGCGCTGGAGCGCGATGGGGTTCTCCGTGAGGTCGACCTTGGTCTCCTCGCGGAAGCGCTCCAGGACGTACTCGATGATGCGGTTGTCGAAGTCCGCGCCGCCCAGGAAGGTGTCGCCGCCGGTGGCGAGGACCTCGAAGACATTCCCGGCCAGGTGGAGCACGGAGACGTCGAAGGTGCCGCCGCCCAGGTCATAGACGAGGATCTTCTGGTCCAGGCCCCGGTTGAACCCGTACGCCAGCGCGGCCGCGGTCGGCTCGTTGACGATGCGCTTGACGTCGAAGCCGGCCAGACGGCCCGCCTCCTTCACCGCCTGGCGCTGGTTGTCGGTGTAGTAGGCCGGGACGGAGATGACGGCCGCGTCGATGGGGCCGCCCAGGAACTGCTCGGCGATGGTCTTGAGCTGGGCCAGCACGAAGCTGGAGACCTGGGGCAGCGAGTACAGCTTGCCGCCCATCATCACCGCGGCGTCGCCGTTGGGCCCCTCGACGATGTCGTAGGGGAAGGAGCCGCGCAGGTCCTCCACCGACTTCGACTGGTACTTGCGGCCGATGAGGCGCTTGGTCCCCCAGAGCGTGTTCCGGGGGTTGGTGATCATCTGGTCCTTGGCCACGCCACCCACCAGCAGGTCGCCCTTGCCCGAGAGGGCCACGACGGTGGGGAGGATGAGGTTGCCGCGGTCCGTGGGGACGATCTTCGGGATGCGGTTGCGCACGGACGCCACCAGCGTGTTGGTGGTGCCCAGGTCAATCCCGACGATGCGAGGTCTGTCCGCCATGAAGTTCACGGGCGCGGGCCACAGGGCACGCGCCCCCGTCCCCCACTCTGTATCACGTCGCGCCGTTGTGCGCGCGTTTCTGGGCGCCGGGCGTCAGTCCTCCTCCGGGGAGACGAGCGCCACCGGGCCATCGGACCCCAGGGAGGGTCCCGCGCGTACCGCCTCGGTGGAAGCCAGGGTGAGCCGCTCATAGGGCGCCCCCTCCCCGGCCGGGAGTTCTTCCAGGAAACGGGACGGGCGCAGCAGGATCCGCTCCCCCTCCCGGGGCAGCACCGACAGGGGGTACACCAGCGCCAGGGCGTCCCGCGCGCGGGTGGTGGCGACGTAGAAGAGCCGCCGTTCTTCCTCCTCCTCCTCGGCCGTCCGAGCGGCCTGGGACATGGGGAAGCGCCCATCCACCAGCCAGAGGACGAAGACGGCCCGCCACTCCAGCCCCTTGGCCTGGTGGACCGTCGAGAGTGTCAGGACGTCTCCGGCCGCCTCGGCCCCCAGGGCCTCCTTCGCGGCGAACTCGGCGACCAGCGCGAGTTCCGAGAGGAAGCGCGGCAGGTCCTCGAACCGGCGGGCGAACGCGGCGAGTTGCCGCAGGTCCTCCTCCCGTCCGTCCTCGGGGGTCGCCTCGGCCGCGAGCGCCTGCGCGTACCCTCCGGACAGGACCTCCTCGATGAGGCCCCCCGGGTCCGCCACCGCCCCCGGACGTCCCATCCGCCCCATCAACCCTGCGAAGCGCTCGAAGGCGGGCCGGGACTTGCGAGACAGGTGGGATTGGACCTCGTCGCGCACGAGGCCCTCTCCCAGGGGGAGGCCCTCCGGCAGCGCGCGCAGGGACGTCCACAGGTGTTCCGCCGTCGTCGGTCCTACCCCTGGCACCGCGCGCACCACCCGCTTGAAGGCGAGCTCGTCCCCGGGGTTGTTCACCAGTCGCAGGTGCGCCAGCACATCCTTGACATGGGGCTGCTCGAAGAACCGGACGCCCGAGCGGACCCGGAACGGGATGCTCCGACGGGCCAGCTCCAGTTGGAGCTCCAGCGAGTGGTTGTGCGCGCGGTAGAGGACGGCCATCGCCTCCAAGGGGAGCCCGCCCTCGCGCAGCGCCGTGATTCGCTCCACGACCCAGCGGGCTTGATCCGCCGCGTCCAGCGCCGGCACGACCTCCGGCCGAGGCCCGGGGGCTCGCTGCGCCGTGAGCACCTTGGGGAACTGCCGCTCGTTCCGGGAGATGACGGCGTTCGCGAGCTGGAGGACCTCCGGAGTGGAGCGGTAGTTGCGCGTGAGCGTGAAGACGGCGCAGCCCGGGTGACGCTCGGGGAAGTCGATGATGTTGGCGAAGTGCGCGCCCCGGAAGCTGTAGATGGACTGGCAGTCGTCGCCCACCACCGTCAGGTCGCCGCGCTCCCCCGCGAGCAGATCCACCAGCTCCCCCTGGAGCTTGTTGGTGTCCTGGTACTCGTCCACGAGGACGCTGTGGAAGCGCTCCGCCAGCTCGGCACGCACCGCCGGCTGTTCGACGAGAAGCCGCTTCAGGTTGAGCAGCAGGTCGTCGAAGTCCATCAGGTGCAGCTGCGCCTTGCGCTGCCGGTAGCGCGTCGCCGTGACGAACACCTCGGGGGCCATGGGCACGAAGAGGGGGCGCCGGTCGACGAGGACGTCCGAGAGGGACTGCTGGAGGTTCGTCGCCAGCGACACCAGCTCCAGCATCAGCTCCGGTCGGGGGATGCGCCTGTCGCTCTTGAGCTTGCGCTCGGCCAGGCAGGACACCATCAAGTCCCGGGCATCCTCCCGGTCCAGGACGGTGAAGCGCTCCGAGTACCCCAGCGCGCTCGCGTGCCGCCGCAGCAACGTGTGCGCGACGTGGTGGAACGTGCCTCCGAGGATGCGCTCCACGTCCACGAAGGAGCCCACCAGCTCCTTCACGCGCCGGGACATCTCCCGGGCCGCCTTGTTGGTGAACGTCAGGAGGAGCAGGTTCTCGGGGAGGACACCCCGCTCCAGCATGCGCGCCACCCGGAAGGTGAGCGTGCGCGTCTTGCCGGAGCCCGCTCCAGCGATGACCATCACCGGCCCCGCCGCCGCATCCACCGCCTGCAACTGCTCCTCGTTGAGCTGCCCGGCGTAGTCGATGCGCGACGAGGAGCTCGCCGGGGCGAGCGTGGGCGAGGTGGACATGGGGCCCGGGACTCTAGGGCACCGGCTTGAGCGCGGTCAGCCTCGAGGACGCCGCCTCGCGCACCTCGGGCGACGGGTCTCTCTCCCGGGCCAGCTCCAGCAGGACGCGCCCCACCTGGGGCAGCTTCGCGCCCACCGAGGCCAGGGCCTGGGTGCGCTCCTTCACCCCACCCTCCAGCCGCTCGGAGACGCCCCGGTCCGCGCACGTCCGCACGCCCGGCGTCTGCTCCCGCAGGAGCAGCTCCGCGTCCGCCAGCCGCGCCTCCGACAGCCGGCGTGCCTCCTCGGCCCGGCGCTCGAACTCGGCCAGGTCCTCGGGGAACTCGGTGGAGGCCGCGCGGGCCCGGGCGATGGCCGCCGCCGCGAACCGCGCGTTGACGGCCGCCGCGCACAGCTGCCGCGCCGAGGCCAGCGGCACCTTGCCTTCCGGAGACACCGTCTCCTCGCGCGCCACGCTCAGCGCCCACACCGCGAGCTGACGCGCCGCCACCGCCGCGGAGAAGGGCTGCTTGCGGCTCTCGCGGATGTCCACCCACCGGCGCAGCACCACCGGGTCCGGCACACCGGAGTCGAAGGCGCGCTGGTACTCCGTGGACGCCTGGCCCAGCTGGCCCGACAGGTCCAGGAGCACCGCCACCGTGAGGTACATCTCCGCGCTGCTGGCCTTCTCGCGCAGGGCGTCCAGCCGCGAGGCAATCTCATACTCCGCCACCGGCTTCGGCAGCGCGGCCAGCACCGTGCGCAGCGACTCCAGCGCGTTCTGGCGGATCAACGGGTTGCGAGCGGCGCGCAGCGTGTCCAGCAGCGGGTCCAATGCGCGCACGGAGACGTGCTGCCCCAGCTCCTCCGCCGCCTGCCAGCGGTCCAGCGCATCCGGCGCGACCAGCGCGCGCTTCAGGTCCTCGAGGTCCCGGAGGTAGTGCCCCACGTAGGCGGCCCGGACGAGCGGCTCGGGGTGGTTGAGCGCGGCCCGCTCGGCGCGAGCTCGGGCGAGGCGCGCGGGGAACGCGGTGAGCTTGCTCCCCAGCGGATGCCCCTTCACCCGCGCCTCCGCCTCGTCCACCAGGCCCGAGACGAGGAGCCCCTCGACCTCCAGCTCCAGCAACAGCATGCGCGCCTCTTCGCGGTGCGTGCCGGCCGGGAACTCCTTGAGGTAGCCGAACAGCTTCGTCGCACCCGCCGCCTTCGCCTGCTCGAACGCCTGCGCGTCCAGGCGGGACTCCACCTCAAGGCGACGCGGGTCATCCGGCTTCTCACGCAGGTACTCGGCCAGCCGCCGGGGGTCCTGCGTCGTGGCGAGCTCTTGCGACTCCACCTCCGCCATCAACCGCTTCGCTTCGTCGCGCTGCGTGCCGTCCGGATGCTCCTGGAGGAACTGGCGCCAGGCCGCCACCGTCGCGGCCTCCTTCGCGGCGTTGAAGCGCAAGCCCTCCAGCAGCGTCCTCGCGGTGCGCGCGTGCGGCCCGTCCGTGTACACGCTCAGGAAGCGCTTGTAGGCGAGCACCGTGTGCAGGCGCTTCGCCTCCTCGAACTCCAGCTCCTCCATCCGCGCCTCGGCGGCGTCGGTGTCCGGGTGCGTGGGATGTTCTCGCAAGAAGGCGCGGTAGGCTTCCACCGTGTCCGTCCTCGCGGCGCGGTCATACGGGGATGGCATGCAGCCAGCGGACAACACGAGGACCACGACGGCGCGGCGGAGGGAGACCATTCTCCCTCAGCAATACCGCACCCGGGCGCACCCGGAAACCCGAGCCGCCATGGCCGGTTGCCTGGGTAGGTTTTTTGACGACACACCCGTGCGGGGGGAGCATGGGTGCCTCAGGACGCTACAGGGAGGTCGCGCATGCGGTGGCTCACGCTGATGGGATGGCTCGCGATGATGGCGACCGGATGCGCCACCCCCTCCAACCGCCTGGAGCCGTGGCTGGACTCGTATGCCGTCCGCTACCACTCCGCCTCCCCGCCCGCCTTCCCGCGCGAGTCCCTGTCGAGCGCGGTGGCGTCTTCCGCCGAGCCCAAGGCCCCCGCCGCCCGGCGCCCGCCCGCGCGCGCCACCGCGTCGAAGCCTCCGAAGGGCAAGCCCGCCACCGTGGCCGTGAGCACGAGGGCCCCTCGCGCCGTTTCTCCCCAGGCCCGCGCGACGGTGATTGCCGCCGCCCGCTCCGTGGTCGGCAAGCCCCAGGTCACCTTCGACGGGCGCAAGTACCCCGCGGACTGCACGGGCCTCATCGAGGGTGTCTATGCCCAGGCCGGCCTGTCCTTCCGAGGCACCCTCAAGCCCGGCGACAACGGCGTCACGGCGCTCTACCGCTACGCTCGTGCCCATGGCCGCGTGTACGAGGACGGCCGCCCGGTGCCCGGTGACCTCGTCTTCTTCCGCGAGACGTATGACCAGAACCGGGACGGCCGCCGCAACGACGGCCTCACCCACGTCGGCATCGTCGAGGACGTGGACGCCCGGGGCACCGTCACCGTCATCCACCGCGTGAACCGGGGCGTCGTGCGCTACCGCATGAACCTGGACCGCCCCCACCTGCCTCGGGACCCGAAGACGGGCGAAGTCCTCAATGACTTGCTCCGCCACCCGGGCCCCAACAGGGACCCGGTCCTCACCGGGCAGCTCTTCTCCTCCTACGGAAGCGTGCTGCCCCTGTCCCCCGCGCCGAAGAAGCCCGCCCCCATTCCTGTGGCCCTCCGGTAGCGCCCGCGGCGTCAGGACGCTCGAGCGGTGCGGTCCCACGCGGCGCGCTGCGAGTTGCGCAGGAAGCGCCAGAAGCCCACGACGATGGCCAGGTTCATCGTGACGAAGTAGTAGGCCACCGAGGCCACCCGCTTCGCCGTGCCCCGCTTCAGCGCCCCCACCTTCCCCAGGTACGCCAGCGCGTAGAACAGCCCCTGCGCCAGCAAGGTGAAGCGGTAGAACACGCTGTCGAGCAGGAACAGGTTGGCCACCAGCGCGACGCCCATCAACGCCGGCGCGAACCAGCGCAGGAGCTTGTGGGACCAGAACGCGAACGCCGGGAAGCCCGCCGTGGGGAGCAGGAGCCCCGGCACCATGCGAAGGCTCTGGAAGTTGCCCGCGGCGATTCTCGCTCGGCGGCCGAACTCCTTGCCGTAGTCCTCCGTCGTCTCCTCGTGGGCCACGGCGCCCTCTTCGTAGACGACCTTGTAGCCCTTCTCGAGGATGCGCAGCGGGATGACGAAGTCATCCACGATGGTGGACGGGGGGAGCTGGGTGAAGAGCGTGCGGCGGATGGCATACAGCCCCCCGTTGGCGCCCACCACGGCGCCTCGGCGCC
Encoded here:
- a CDS encoding SCP2 sterol-binding domain-containing protein, giving the protein MPKFPSKEWLDEAVRLTNEDPECAVAGKGWKGDFGAVIEAEPGKLPKSFVVHVVPGDCRIEKARVLADPDDLDELEPVYLARAPYTVWKQLLQGTLDPVEAVLKRRITMKGDLQPLIERMKYKGIADRVFARLQTQFVDEP
- a CDS encoding Hsp70 family protein, which translates into the protein MADRPRIVGIDLGTTNTLVASVRNRIPKIVPTDRGNLILPTVVALSGKGDLLVGGVAKDQMITNPRNTLWGTKRLIGRKYQSKSVEDLRGSFPYDIVEGPNGDAAVMMGGKLYSLPQVSSFVLAQLKTIAEQFLGGPIDAAVISVPAYYTDNQRQAVKEAGRLAGFDVKRIVNEPTAAALAYGFNRGLDQKILVYDLGGGTFDVSVLHLAGNVFEVLATGGDTFLGGADFDNRIIEYVLERFREETKVDLTENPIALQRIKNAAEAAKIDLTLIPNVVIDLPFIDERKGKPLDLRIPLTREFLNSLTGDLVDRTFEICDRVLAEKGIARSEIDEIILVGGQSRMPLVQQKIQAHFGKPPRKGVHPDECVALGAALLGDSLGSIDAVTLLDAVSMPIGYALPNGRVKRIIEKNSLIPMVKSFRLPPPKESGSQYIELDIFQGDSDLMVDNEYLGTVRVSSAAAGRKIDFRLTEECLLQVEVEDASGMRKVDLATRDTPEQLKKALQEVSARNTQQVPSSNGTSDDRGLFSSIKSIFRRG
- a CDS encoding ATP-dependent helicase translates to MSTSPTLAPASSSSRIDYAGQLNEEQLQAVDAAAGPVMVIAGAGSGKTRTLTFRVARMLERGVLPENLLLLTFTNKAAREMSRRVKELVGSFVDVERILGGTFHHVAHTLLRRHASALGYSERFTVLDREDARDLMVSCLAERKLKSDRRIPRPELMLELVSLATNLQQSLSDVLVDRRPLFVPMAPEVFVTATRYRQRKAQLHLMDFDDLLLNLKRLLVEQPAVRAELAERFHSVLVDEYQDTNKLQGELVDLLAGERGDLTVVGDDCQSIYSFRGAHFANIIDFPERHPGCAVFTLTRNYRSTPEVLQLANAVISRNERQFPKVLTAQRAPGPRPEVVPALDAADQARWVVERITALREGGLPLEAMAVLYRAHNHSLELQLELARRSIPFRVRSGVRFFEQPHVKDVLAHLRLVNNPGDELAFKRVVRAVPGVGPTTAEHLWTSLRALPEGLPLGEGLVRDEVQSHLSRKSRPAFERFAGLMGRMGRPGAVADPGGLIEEVLSGGYAQALAAEATPEDGREEDLRQLAAFARRFEDLPRFLSELALVAEFAAKEALGAEAAGDVLTLSTVHQAKGLEWRAVFVLWLVDGRFPMSQAARTAEEEEEERRLFYVATTRARDALALVYPLSVLPREGERILLRPSRFLEELPAGEGAPYERLTLASTEAVRAGPSLGSDGPVALVSPEED
- a CDS encoding HEAT repeat domain-containing protein, which produces MVSLRRAVVVLVLSAGCMPSPYDRAARTDTVEAYRAFLREHPTHPDTDAAEARMEELEFEEAKRLHTVLAYKRFLSVYTDGPHARTARTLLEGLRFNAAKEAATVAAWRQFLQEHPDGTQRDEAKRLMAEVESQELATTQDPRRLAEYLREKPDDPRRLEVESRLDAQAFEQAKAAGATKLFGYLKEFPAGTHREEARMLLLELEVEGLLVSGLVDEAEARVKGHPLGSKLTAFPARLARARAERAALNHPEPLVRAAYVGHYLRDLEDLKRALVAPDALDRWQAAEELGQHVSVRALDPLLDTLRAARNPLIRQNALESLRTVLAALPKPVAEYEIASRLDALREKASSAEMYLTVAVLLDLSGQLGQASTEYQRAFDSGVPDPVVLRRWVDIRESRKQPFSAAVAARQLAVWALSVAREETVSPEGKVPLASARQLCAAAVNARFAAAAIARARAASTEFPEDLAEFERRAEEARRLSEARLADAELLLREQTPGVRTCADRGVSERLEGGVKERTQALASVGAKLPQVGRVLLELARERDPSPEVREAASSRLTALKPVP
- a CDS encoding CHAP domain-containing protein is translated as MRWLTLMGWLAMMATGCATPSNRLEPWLDSYAVRYHSASPPAFPRESLSSAVASSAEPKAPAARRPPARATASKPPKGKPATVAVSTRAPRAVSPQARATVIAAARSVVGKPQVTFDGRKYPADCTGLIEGVYAQAGLSFRGTLKPGDNGVTALYRYARAHGRVYEDGRPVPGDLVFFRETYDQNRDGRRNDGLTHVGIVEDVDARGTVTVIHRVNRGVVRYRMNLDRPHLPRDPKTGEVLNDLLRHPGPNRDPVLTGQLFSSYGSVLPLSPAPKKPAPIPVALR